From Bacteroidales bacterium, one genomic window encodes:
- a CDS encoding DUF721 domain-containing protein produces MPSKKRIEKAMTIGSMISSYLEQNGMLKSGLLSGRVLSSWDKALGGSVARATMDKHFSNGTLYVTMSSSIVRNVLLQDKESIVKRINEEAGGEYVKKLVLK; encoded by the coding sequence ATGCCGTCAAAGAAGAGGATAGAAAAAGCGATGACAATTGGTAGCATGATATCTTCATACTTGGAACAGAATGGAATGCTAAAGAGCGGTTTGCTCTCCGGCAGAGTGCTTTCCAGCTGGGACAAGGCGCTTGGCGGAAGTGTTGCGCGGGCCACGATGGACAAACATTTTTCTAATGGAACCCTTTATGTTACAATGAGTTCATCAATTGTGAGAAATGTGCTGCTGCAGGACAAGGAGTCAATAGTTAAGAGGATTAATGAAGAGGCCGGCGGGGAATATGTAAAGAAACTTGTTCTTAAATAG
- a CDS encoding 4-phosphoerythronate dehydrogenase produces MSKPAIIIDDAIPFIRGVFEPYANVCYSKGSDFSPKNADILITRTRTKCNASLLDNTHVKMIATATIGTDHIDLDYCKLHGIKVVSAPGCNSGGVMQYVYTALFALAEKYNINLYPDRPLTIGVIGVGHVGTKVAALGEHLGFRVLRNDPPKEAAQAGLGKKYFSLDYLLKNSDVVTLHVPLDESTREMANEEFFSKMKSGAIFFNTCRGGVMSNNALLNALDVNNINGSENGSGKLRAAVIDTWNSEPGISIDLLQAVAIATPHIAGYSYEGKVNGTTAVVRKVADFLNIPELKKYTVGNIKDMDGIRTESTPHINFAGLSQSEIAEKLLRIFPIWDLDSKLRSHPENFEKLRSNYEYRREFSY; encoded by the coding sequence ATGAGCAAACCTGCAATCATAATAGATGACGCAATCCCTTTTATAAGAGGAGTCTTTGAACCTTACGCAAATGTCTGCTACTCAAAGGGGAGCGATTTTAGTCCTAAAAATGCGGATATCCTGATTACCAGGACCCGTACAAAATGCAATGCATCTTTGCTGGACAACACTCACGTAAAAATGATTGCAACGGCCACAATCGGGACAGACCATATAGATTTGGATTACTGCAAGTTGCACGGAATTAAAGTTGTGAGCGCTCCCGGCTGCAACAGCGGCGGAGTCATGCAATATGTTTATACCGCGTTATTTGCGCTTGCAGAAAAGTACAATATAAATTTGTATCCGGATAGGCCGCTTACTATTGGTGTGATTGGAGTTGGGCACGTTGGAACAAAAGTGGCCGCTCTTGGCGAGCATCTGGGATTCAGAGTATTGCGCAATGACCCTCCTAAGGAGGCGGCGCAAGCGGGGCTTGGAAAAAAGTATTTTTCTTTGGATTACCTGCTTAAAAATTCTGATGTTGTAACCTTGCATGTTCCTTTGGATGAGAGTACCAGAGAGATGGCTAATGAAGAATTTTTCTCAAAAATGAAGTCCGGCGCTATTTTCTTTAATACCTGCAGAGGTGGCGTAATGAGCAACAACGCTTTGCTTAATGCGTTGGATGTTAATAATATAAATGGTTCTGAGAACGGGAGCGGAAAGCTGCGTGCGGCCGTAATTGATACATGGAATAGCGAGCCTGGCATAAGCATAGATTTGCTGCAGGCTGTTGCAATTGCAACTCCTCACATTGCCGGTTATTCCTATGAAGGGAAGGTTAACGGCACTACGGCAGTTGTTCGTAAAGTGGCTGATTTCCTGAATATTCCGGAATTAAAAAAATATACTGTCGGGAATATAAAAGATATGGATGGGATTAGAACGGAGAGTACGCCTCACATAAATTTTGCAGGCTTGAGCCAAAGTGAAATTGCAGAGAAACTGCTGCGAATTTTCCCGATTTGGGATTTGGATTCAAAGCTGCGTTCTCATCCGGAAAATTTTGAAAAATTAAGAAGCAACTATGAATACAGACGCGAATTTTCATATTAA
- a CDS encoding DUF4301 family protein — protein sequence MNTDANFHIKELKTRGISTTQFESSIERFKKGFPFVKILEAATPKTTEEHPVNGGIKVITEEEKVRALKNAFGLNATVCKFVPASGAASRMFKDVFAAKEEIDRASENGCNKLSVKTLETIDNLKKNWKKFPFELNVKGAATGEKIIHAMIDEDALNLGAYPKGLIPFHKYAKNGTSFVRTPFEEHLVEGALYARDIKGNVRIIFTVSPEHVEKFKELFERVRDSYEKGYSSKYNLMFTLQSAATDIVAVDKDNKPFVKEDGTLLFRPGGHGALLRNLNDVDADYIFVKNIDNVVKETFIKQTEIWKKILLGRAVELHNKCGLVILNLVESLNVFGKYAKLGKEDLKIPQLAKNKEIARQEFEKAIRDARNFLNDEFCVVLPEIEEQSKLVQMLLTKLNRPIRVCGMVKNEGEPGGGPFIVMDADGSTSLQILEGPQIDKSDPKAVAALKHSTHFNPVDIVCSVKNFAGNKFNLMDFTDPNSGLISEKSYKGTVIKAQELPGLWNGSMSNWNTQFIETPLITFNPVKTVFDLLRKEHQ from the coding sequence ATGAATACAGACGCGAATTTTCATATTAAAGAGTTGAAAACCAGGGGAATATCAACAACCCAGTTTGAAAGTTCTATTGAGAGATTTAAGAAAGGTTTTCCTTTTGTAAAGATTTTGGAGGCTGCGACTCCAAAGACAACGGAAGAACATCCTGTTAACGGCGGCATTAAAGTAATTACTGAGGAGGAAAAAGTTAGAGCGCTAAAAAATGCATTTGGGCTTAACGCTACAGTTTGCAAATTTGTTCCGGCAAGCGGCGCCGCAAGCAGAATGTTTAAGGACGTGTTTGCTGCAAAAGAAGAAATTGACAGGGCCTCTGAAAATGGCTGTAATAAGCTCAGCGTAAAAACGTTGGAGACAATTGACAATCTAAAAAAGAACTGGAAAAAGTTCCCTTTTGAACTGAATGTTAAAGGTGCGGCTACAGGAGAAAAAATCATCCATGCAATGATTGATGAGGATGCTTTGAACCTTGGAGCATATCCAAAAGGACTGATTCCTTTTCATAAATATGCAAAAAATGGGACGAGTTTTGTCCGCACGCCGTTTGAAGAGCATCTTGTTGAAGGAGCGTTGTATGCACGTGATATTAAGGGTAATGTGAGAATAATATTCACGGTTTCTCCAGAACATGTAGAGAAATTTAAAGAGTTGTTTGAGAGGGTTCGCGACAGTTATGAAAAGGGGTATTCCAGTAAGTATAATTTAATGTTCACTTTGCAATCTGCTGCTACTGATATTGTTGCTGTTGATAAGGATAATAAGCCTTTTGTGAAGGAAGACGGAACTTTGCTGTTCCGTCCTGGAGGACACGGGGCATTGCTTAGGAATCTTAATGATGTTGATGCAGATTATATTTTTGTAAAGAATATTGATAATGTTGTAAAAGAGACATTTATAAAGCAAACTGAAATTTGGAAAAAGATTTTGCTTGGCCGCGCGGTGGAACTTCACAATAAATGCGGTCTTGTAATTTTGAATTTGGTTGAATCTTTAAATGTTTTCGGGAAGTATGCAAAGCTTGGCAAAGAAGATTTAAAAATTCCACAACTAGCTAAGAATAAGGAGATTGCAAGACAAGAATTTGAGAAGGCAATAAGAGATGCGCGGAATTTTCTAAATGATGAATTTTGCGTTGTGCTCCCGGAAATTGAAGAGCAGTCAAAGCTAGTTCAGATGTTGCTGACAAAGCTTAATCGCCCAATCAGGGTTTGCGGAATGGTTAAAAATGAGGGAGAACCTGGGGGAGGCCCGTTTATTGTTATGGATGCAGATGGTTCAACTTCCCTTCAAATTCTGGAAGGACCGCAGATAGACAAGTCTGATCCTAAGGCAGTTGCGGCTCTTAAACATTCTACTCATTTTAATCCCGTAGATATTGTCTGCTCCGTTAAAAACTTTGCCGGCAACAAATTTAACCTGATGGATTTCACAGATCCTAATTCCGGTTTGATTTCAGAAAAGAGTTACAAAGGAACGGTTATCAAGGCGCAGGAGCTGCCCGGCTTGTGGAATGGTTCTATGAGCAATTGGAATACGCAATTCATTGAGACTCCGTTAATTACTTTCAATCCTGTCAAGACCGTTTTTGACCTTCTCCGCAAGGAACATCAGTAG
- a CDS encoding deoxyhypusine synthase family protein gives MSKGPISQFIEHHYRHFNSATLVDASVAYEKLLAEGGKMMLAMAGAMSTAELGLSLAEMIRQDKFAIVCCSANNMEEDIMNLVAHTHYKRVPYYRDLTPDMEQELLDNHMNRVTDTCIPEEEAFRRLEKHLVDAWKDSAAKGERLFPYEFMYKVIRSGVLKQYYEIDPKDSWVLAACEKNIPIIIPAWEDCTTGNIFTAHCIRGEFKTNLVKGGIETMMHLVDWYQKNNPKGSRGTGFFQIGGGTAGDFPICCVPMMSQDLAWKDVSLWQYFCQISDSTTSYGSYSGAVPNEKITWGKLSPTCPKFIVESDATIVAPLMFAHILGW, from the coding sequence ATGAGTAAAGGACCTATTTCACAGTTTATAGAACACCACTATCGCCACTTCAATTCTGCAACCTTGGTGGATGCCTCAGTAGCTTACGAAAAGCTTCTGGCAGAGGGCGGTAAGATGATGCTTGCTATGGCAGGTGCAATGAGTACCGCGGAGCTTGGACTATCTCTAGCAGAGATGATTCGCCAAGACAAATTCGCAATTGTTTGCTGTTCAGCAAATAATATGGAGGAGGATATTATGAATCTTGTTGCGCATACGCACTACAAGAGAGTTCCTTATTATAGAGATCTTACTCCGGATATGGAGCAGGAACTTCTTGATAACCATATGAACAGAGTAACTGATACTTGCATTCCTGAGGAGGAAGCTTTCAGAAGATTGGAAAAACATCTTGTTGATGCATGGAAAGATTCTGCAGCAAAAGGCGAGCGTTTGTTCCCTTATGAGTTCATGTACAAGGTTATCCGCAGCGGAGTGCTTAAGCAGTACTATGAGATAGACCCTAAAGACAGCTGGGTACTAGCAGCTTGCGAGAAGAACATCCCTATTATTATCCCTGCATGGGAAGATTGTACAACAGGAAACATCTTCACAGCACACTGTATCAGAGGAGAATTCAAGACTAACCTTGTAAAGGGCGGTATTGAAACCATGATGCATCTTGTTGACTGGTATCAGAAGAACAACCCTAAAGGAAGCCGCGGAACAGGATTCTTCCAGATTGGCGGCGGTACTGCAGGCGACTTCCCAATTTGCTGTGTACCAATGATGTCCCAGGATTTGGCTTGGAAGGATGTCTCTTTGTGGCAATATTTCTGCCAGATATCAGACTCCACAACCTCTTATGGTTCATACTCCGGAGCCGTTCCTAATGAGAAGATTACATGGGGTAAGCTTTCCCCTACCTGCCCTAAGTTTATCGTAGAGTCAGATGCTACAATTGTAGCGCCTTTGATGTTTGCGCATATTCTTGGCTGGTAA
- the lysA gene encoding diaminopimelate decarboxylase, whose translation MITKQAITAFRSIHTPFYYYDIELLKKTLDIYTSYIKKFNYNAHYAVKANAEPKILRTIQKAGLGADCVSGNEVSLAVKSGFSPNKIVYAGVGKSDKEIKTALKAGIFGFNCESVPEIKVINDLAAGMGKVARISLRVNPDIDAHTHKYISTGRKEDKFGVSPWEFQAVADELRNFKNIKMIGLHFHVGSQITDMSVFPMLCRMIEQLQKWFIDHDIKIENLNLGGGLGVDYENPTKNPIANFKDYFELIHKNLIVRPGQKVHFEPGRAIVAQCGDLISRVLYVKIGQKMKFVILDAGMNDLIRPALYQAVHAIDNLTSDKKPLKYDVVGPVCESSDKFAHAILLPETQRGDLFAIHTAGAYGQVMAMKYNQRDLAKAYYSDEILKK comes from the coding sequence ATGATCACAAAACAAGCAATTACAGCCTTCAGGAGCATCCACACACCTTTCTATTATTATGACATAGAATTGCTTAAAAAGACCCTGGACATCTACACTTCCTACATTAAAAAATTTAACTACAATGCTCACTACGCCGTAAAGGCAAATGCGGAACCAAAAATTCTGCGTACTATTCAGAAAGCGGGACTTGGAGCCGATTGTGTAAGCGGCAATGAAGTTTCACTTGCAGTAAAAAGCGGATTTTCTCCAAATAAAATTGTTTATGCCGGAGTAGGAAAATCTGATAAAGAAATTAAGACAGCCCTTAAAGCCGGAATCTTTGGATTCAATTGTGAATCAGTACCTGAGATAAAGGTAATCAATGACCTTGCTGCCGGAATGGGGAAGGTTGCAAGAATCTCTTTAAGAGTAAATCCTGATATTGACGCGCATACTCACAAGTATATTTCCACCGGGAGAAAAGAGGATAAATTTGGTGTAAGTCCTTGGGAGTTCCAGGCCGTTGCTGATGAATTGAGAAATTTTAAAAATATTAAAATGATTGGTCTGCATTTTCATGTAGGCTCGCAAATTACTGACATGAGCGTATTTCCAATGCTGTGCAGAATGATTGAGCAGTTGCAGAAATGGTTCATAGACCATGATATTAAGATTGAGAATTTGAATCTTGGTGGCGGACTTGGAGTTGATTATGAGAACCCTACAAAGAATCCAATTGCAAACTTCAAAGATTATTTTGAACTGATACATAAGAACCTGATTGTACGTCCGGGACAGAAAGTACATTTTGAGCCGGGCCGCGCAATTGTTGCTCAATGCGGAGATTTGATTTCCAGAGTTTTATACGTTAAGATAGGACAGAAGATGAAGTTTGTGATTCTTGACGCCGGAATGAATGACCTTATTAGACCAGCTCTATATCAGGCTGTTCATGCAATTGACAATTTAACTTCTGATAAGAAGCCTTTGAAATATGACGTGGTCGGACCTGTTTGCGAGAGCAGCGATAAATTTGCGCATGCAATCTTATTGCCTGAGACTCAGAGAGGTGACTTGTTTGCAATTCATACTGCCGGAGCTTATGGCCAGGTAATGGCTATGAAGTACAACCAAAGAGATTTGGCCAAGGCTTATTATTCAGATGAAATTTTAAAAAAGTAG
- the ffh gene encoding signal recognition particle protein, which translates to MFENLIDRLETSFKMLKGEGKITEINISETLKEVRRALLDADVSYKVAKSFCDDVKNVAIGQNVIKSVKPNQMMIKIVHDELAKLMGSEAKDINIKGNPGIVLVSGLQGSGKTTFCAKLANYCKNKRGQKVMLVAGDVYRPAAIDQLKVLAQSIDVPVYTEEGVQDPVKIGKHALKVAEDGQYNVVIVDTAGRLAVDKQMMDEIGSLKKELKPTETLFVVDSMTGQDAVETAKAFNDVLDFDGVVLTKLDGDTRGGAALSIKAVVNKPIKFISSGEKLETLDVFHPQRIADRILGMGDVVTLVEKAQEQMDEEEARKLKKKFIKDQFTFNDFYKQIQQIKKMGNIKDLASMIPGVGKAIKDVDIDNNSFKGVEAIIQSMTPFERENPEVLNGSRRQRLASGSGTSIVEVNRLIKQFEQTRKVMKNVAGGGAAGMRKRMAAMQQMQNASKH; encoded by the coding sequence ATGTTTGAAAACCTCATAGACAGATTGGAGACCTCCTTTAAAATGTTAAAAGGAGAGGGGAAGATTACGGAGATTAATATATCGGAGACGCTTAAGGAAGTGCGGAGAGCTTTGCTGGACGCCGATGTTAGCTACAAAGTTGCCAAGAGCTTCTGCGATGATGTTAAGAATGTGGCTATAGGACAGAATGTTATAAAGTCCGTTAAGCCAAACCAGATGATGATTAAGATTGTCCATGATGAACTTGCCAAGCTTATGGGAAGCGAGGCAAAGGACATTAATATTAAGGGCAATCCGGGCATTGTTTTGGTGAGCGGTCTTCAGGGTTCCGGTAAAACTACTTTCTGTGCAAAACTTGCTAATTATTGCAAGAATAAAAGAGGTCAAAAAGTTATGCTTGTAGCGGGTGATGTTTATCGTCCAGCTGCAATTGACCAGTTGAAGGTGCTTGCGCAATCCATTGATGTACCGGTATATACGGAGGAGGGCGTGCAGGATCCCGTGAAGATAGGAAAGCATGCTTTAAAGGTTGCGGAAGACGGACAATATAATGTTGTAATTGTAGATACCGCCGGACGTCTTGCTGTTGACAAACAGATGATGGATGAGATTGGTTCTTTGAAGAAAGAGCTGAAACCAACTGAAACCCTGTTTGTTGTGGATTCAATGACAGGACAAGACGCCGTGGAGACCGCAAAGGCATTTAATGATGTTCTTGATTTTGACGGAGTTGTGCTGACTAAGCTGGATGGCGATACCAGAGGCGGTGCTGCGCTTTCAATTAAAGCCGTAGTTAATAAACCTATTAAATTCATAAGTTCCGGAGAAAAACTTGAAACTTTGGATGTGTTTCACCCTCAAAGAATTGCAGATAGAATTCTTGGAATGGGCGATGTTGTGACTTTGGTTGAGAAGGCTCAGGAGCAGATGGATGAGGAGGAGGCCCGCAAGCTCAAAAAGAAATTCATAAAGGACCAATTTACCTTTAATGACTTCTACAAGCAGATTCAGCAAATCAAGAAGATGGGCAACATCAAAGATTTGGCAAGTATGATTCCGGGTGTGGGAAAGGCAATTAAAGATGTTGATATTGACAACAATTCTTTCAAGGGAGTTGAGGCTATCATTCAGTCAATGACCCCGTTTGAGAGGGAGAACCCTGAGGTTCTGAATGGCAGCAGAAGGCAAAGACTTGCAAGCGGCAGCGGCACTTCCATTGTAGAAGTTAACCGTCTTATCAAACAATTTGAACAGACCCGCAAAGTGATGAAAAATGTTGCAGGTGGCGGAGCTGCAGGCATGAGAAAGAGAATGGCCGCCATGCAGCAGATGCAAAACGCAAGCAAACATTAA
- a CDS encoding PqqD family protein, with translation MKIKKGFTLRKIGNDDVVVPEGLEVVDFNKMVTLNSTASFLWRSLEGKEFDVEDAAVLLVGEYDVEMETALADCIELFEQWKQAGIIE, from the coding sequence ATGAAAATTAAAAAAGGTTTTACTCTACGCAAAATTGGAAATGATGATGTGGTAGTGCCTGAAGGGCTGGAAGTTGTGGATTTTAATAAAATGGTGACGCTCAATTCTACTGCCTCTTTCCTTTGGCGCTCTTTGGAGGGGAAAGAGTTTGATGTAGAAGACGCTGCAGTTCTTCTTGTTGGTGAATACGATGTTGAAATGGAGACCGCTCTGGCAGATTGCATAGAGTTGTTTGAACAGTGGAAACAGGCCGGAATCATAGAATAA
- a CDS encoding ABC transporter ATP-binding protein/permease, with protein MWNASKGIRGRLCINGLLGLIGVAAGLAFIYYSKVLIDLATQDKSVSNKTLYLYGAVLVVLILLEIFTDIYSSWLGRQTEIKMKNRTRRSIFGHLMNSSWDGDEKFHSGDMLNRLEEDVRVITDTLCNSFTSAIVTIVQLIAAFVFLAMMSPKLAITILLIMPLFLIFSKFYVKRMRRMTSDIRSTDSKVQSILQESLQHKIVIQSMEQSGKMGQNLEGEQDTLYGQTMKRTRFSLSAKSLVALGFVAGYMVAFLWGIINLHEGAITFGIMAAFLQLVGQIQRPTVDLARQIPVFVSASTSIDRLAELEAVPEEESKVSERLKGIAGVRMNNVSFRYSDGDRFIFKNFSHDFVPGSRTAVVGETGAGKSTMIRLMLSLLHPQEGEIILYNRDGDSIKSDVSGRCNFVYVPQGNSLLSGTIRDNLLLGDSEATDQQMYAALHESAADFVKELPQGLDSRCGELGAGLSEGQAQRVAIARGLLRKGSIMLLDEFSSSLDAETEKTLIQRLLDNQRNKTMIFITHRDLILQYCSNVVKITP; from the coding sequence ATGTGGAATGCCTCTAAAGGTATCCGCGGAAGGTTGTGCATCAATGGTTTGCTGGGACTTATCGGAGTTGCGGCAGGTCTTGCTTTTATATATTACAGCAAGGTCTTAATAGATTTGGCTACTCAGGATAAAAGCGTATCAAATAAGACATTGTATCTGTACGGGGCTGTGCTTGTGGTTCTTATATTGCTGGAAATTTTTACGGATATTTATTCTTCATGGCTTGGACGGCAAACGGAAATAAAGATGAAGAATAGAACACGCCGTTCTATTTTCGGGCACCTTATGAATTCCAGCTGGGACGGAGATGAAAAATTCCACAGCGGAGATATGCTTAACAGATTAGAGGAAGATGTAAGGGTAATTACCGATACGCTCTGCAACTCTTTTACTTCTGCGATAGTTACTATAGTTCAGCTGATTGCAGCCTTTGTCTTTCTTGCAATGATGAGTCCTAAGCTGGCGATTACCATTCTTTTGATTATGCCTTTGTTCCTCATTTTCAGCAAATTCTACGTAAAGAGGATGAGGAGGATGACCTCTGATATTCGTTCTACGGATAGCAAAGTGCAGAGCATTTTACAGGAGAGTCTCCAGCATAAAATAGTAATTCAAAGTATGGAGCAGAGCGGAAAAATGGGGCAGAATCTTGAGGGAGAGCAAGATACGCTATACGGACAAACAATGAAGCGGACTCGTTTTAGCCTTTCTGCAAAGTCATTGGTAGCGCTCGGTTTTGTAGCCGGTTACATGGTTGCCTTTTTGTGGGGAATAATAAATCTTCATGAAGGAGCAATTACGTTTGGCATTATGGCCGCCTTCCTTCAGCTGGTCGGACAAATCCAACGTCCGACGGTTGATCTTGCAAGACAAATTCCTGTCTTTGTCAGCGCTTCCACTTCAATTGACAGACTTGCTGAGCTTGAGGCAGTTCCGGAGGAGGAGAGCAAAGTTTCAGAAAGACTTAAAGGAATTGCCGGAGTTCGCATGAACAATGTTTCTTTCCGCTATTCTGACGGAGATAGATTTATTTTTAAAAATTTCTCACATGATTTTGTCCCCGGCAGCCGGACTGCTGTAGTTGGAGAAACCGGTGCGGGCAAGAGCACAATGATACGCCTTATGCTCTCTCTTTTGCATCCTCAGGAAGGGGAAATTATTCTTTATAATCGCGACGGAGATTCCATTAAATCAGATGTTTCCGGCCGCTGCAATTTTGTCTATGTACCGCAGGGCAACAGCCTTTTGAGCGGAACAATAAGAGATAATCTTTTGCTTGGAGATTCAGAAGCCACTGACCAACAGATGTATGCTGCATTGCATGAGTCTGCCGCTGATTTTGTAAAAGAACTTCCGCAGGGATTAGATTCTAGGTGCGGAGAACTTGGCGCAGGGCTTAGCGAGGGTCAGGCTCAGCGCGTTGCAATTGCGCGCGGACTTTTGCGCAAGGGAAGCATAATGTTGCTGGATGAGTTCAGCTCTTCCCTGGATGCAGAAACAGAAAAGACGCTTATTCAGCGTCTTCTTGATAATCAAAGAAATAAGACCATGATATTTATAACCCATCGTGATCTTATTCTGCAATATTGCTCAAATGTTGTAAAAATAACGCCGTAA
- a CDS encoding 4Fe-4S binding protein: MSEINKGRRKMLIAAGALAAAMLVDGFERKVSAAERIAQNAEPQDPQEPQNHPAGPGARPASPNKAVYVSKNCNVNVKKESCGKCAEVCPKKAITMVANPKNKKLKIPAINDDLCIGCGKCVRVCPATPKALEIWNKKTNKKLM; the protein is encoded by the coding sequence ATGAGTGAAATTAACAAAGGAAGAAGAAAAATGCTGATTGCAGCGGGAGCTTTAGCCGCCGCAATGTTGGTAGACGGATTTGAACGCAAAGTCAGCGCTGCGGAAAGGATTGCGCAAAATGCTGAGCCACAGGATCCTCAAGAACCTCAAAATCATCCCGCAGGTCCAGGAGCCAGACCTGCATCACCTAACAAGGCCGTTTACGTCTCAAAGAATTGCAATGTAAACGTTAAAAAAGAGAGCTGCGGAAAATGCGCTGAAGTTTGCCCTAAAAAAGCAATCACAATGGTTGCAAATCCAAAGAACAAAAAGCTGAAGATTCCTGCAATCAACGATGACCTTTGCATAGGATGCGGAAAGTGCGTAAGAGTTTGTCCTGCAACGCCCAAAGCTTTGGAAATCTGGAACAAGAAGACAAATAAAAAATTAATGTAG
- a CDS encoding DUF4492 domain-containing protein — protein sequence MNLFKRVFRFYYDGFKSMNVGKTLWLIILIKVVVIFCVLRIFFFKPALRNYKTPQAKAEKVIENLTSPKN from the coding sequence ATGAATCTGTTCAAGCGCGTATTCAGATTTTATTATGATGGCTTTAAGAGCATGAATGTTGGAAAAACATTGTGGCTCATAATATTAATAAAGGTTGTTGTAATTTTCTGCGTGCTTAGAATCTTCTTCTTTAAGCCTGCGCTGCGCAACTATAAAACTCCTCAGGCGAAAGCGGAAAAGGTAATTGAAAATCTGACCTCACCAAAAAATTAA
- a CDS encoding cytochrome ubiquinol oxidase subunit I, with protein MLLTQGLVTASRLQFGLTALYHWLFVPLTLGLGFLLAIMETKYVISKDEFWKKTTQFWSRIFAINFACGVATGIILEFEFGTNWSNYSWFVGDIFGAPLAIEGIFAFFMESTFFAVMYFGWERVSKKFHLVSTWLTACGAAISALWILAANAWMQYPAGMQFNPATARSEMVNFWAVAFSPVALNKFSHSITFGFVLGSIVVIGISSWYLLRNREQKFARSSIKYASVFGLIACVLLCTSGHKSAVTVSRYQPMKLAAMEGLYNGQKGTPLVGIGILNPNKKWNNSEKPYLFNISIPKGLSILANGSANSFVPGISDIINGGYDYVAPDGSVKVAEPFAQKALKGRYAIKALEVYNQIKDQTERGADGQKYLDQAKEVFDENFSDFGYGYMKNPQESIPPVAATFYSFRVMVCLAAYFLLFLIISLFMSKKDGLAWNYKDGAKRWDLEKNKWFLVIAIITVPLAYICGECGWVVAEIGRQPWTIQDLLPVNAAVSGISASNVYTTFIIFLVLFTTLLVAELRIIFNQIAKGPDGIKW; from the coding sequence ATGCTTTTAACACAGGGACTTGTAACGGCATCAAGGCTTCAGTTCGGACTGACTGCTTTGTATCACTGGCTCTTTGTTCCTCTTACTCTTGGACTTGGATTCTTGCTGGCGATTATGGAGACCAAGTATGTCATCTCCAAGGATGAGTTTTGGAAAAAGACTACTCAATTTTGGAGCAGAATTTTTGCAATAAATTTTGCATGCGGAGTTGCCACCGGAATCATTCTTGAGTTTGAATTTGGAACAAATTGGAGTAATTACTCTTGGTTTGTGGGGGATATTTTTGGCGCCCCTTTAGCTATTGAAGGCATCTTTGCTTTCTTTATGGAGAGCACTTTCTTTGCCGTAATGTATTTTGGCTGGGAGAGGGTAAGCAAGAAATTTCATCTTGTCTCTACTTGGCTAACTGCTTGCGGCGCAGCAATTTCCGCCTTGTGGATTTTGGCTGCAAATGCATGGATGCAGTATCCTGCCGGAATGCAGTTTAATCCTGCAACCGCACGCAGCGAGATGGTAAACTTCTGGGCCGTAGCTTTTTCTCCTGTTGCATTGAATAAATTTTCACATTCCATTACTTTTGGTTTTGTGCTTGGAAGCATTGTGGTAATTGGTATAAGCAGCTGGTATTTGCTTAGAAACAGAGAACAAAAATTTGCCCGCAGCAGCATCAAGTATGCCTCTGTTTTTGGCCTGATAGCTTGCGTTTTACTATGCACTTCCGGCCACAAATCTGCAGTTACAGTCTCCAGATATCAGCCTATGAAACTTGCGGCAATGGAGGGGCTGTATAACGGACAAAAAGGAACGCCTCTAGTTGGAATAGGAATTCTGAATCCAAATAAAAAATGGAATAATTCAGAGAAACCTTATTTGTTTAATATCTCTATTCCAAAAGGACTGTCCATTCTTGCAAACGGCAGCGCAAATAGTTTTGTACCAGGTATTTCAGATATTATTAATGGAGGCTATGATTATGTGGCTCCCGACGGTTCAGTTAAAGTTGCAGAGCCTTTTGCTCAGAAAGCTTTGAAAGGAAGATATGCTATCAAAGCGCTGGAAGTTTATAATCAAATAAAGGACCAGACGGAGAGAGGTGCGGACGGACAGAAATATTTGGATCAGGCAAAGGAGGTTTTTGATGAGAACTTCTCTGACTTTGGTTACGGCTACATGAAGAATCCTCAGGAGAGCATTCCTCCTGTTGCTGCTACTTTTTATTCATTCAGAGTTATGGTATGTTTGGCTGCATACTTCTTGTTGTTCTTGATTATCAGTTTGTTTATGTCTAAAAAAGACGGTCTCGCATGGAATTATAAGGATGGTGCAAAAAGATGGGATTTGGAAAAAAATAAGTGGTTCCTTGTTATTGCAATCATCACCGTTCCGCTTGCATATATTTGCGGAGAGTGCGGATGGGTTGTTGCAGAAATTGGAAGGCAGCCTTGGACAATTCAGGATTTGCTTCCTGTAAATGCCGCCGTATCAGGCATTTCTGCAAGCAACGTTTATACGACATTTATAATATTCCTTGTCTTGTTTACAACACTTCTGGTTGCAGAGCTTAGGATAATTTTTAACCAGATAGCCAAGGGACCTGATGGCATCAAATGGTGA